One Raphanus sativus cultivar WK10039 unplaced genomic scaffold, ASM80110v3 Scaffold1254, whole genome shotgun sequence genomic window carries:
- the LOC130503949 gene encoding uncharacterized protein LOC130503949 produces the protein MSFSSDDAADKLIEDTLDQHVDNFIDQQVDNFIDQQINKPKRRAYIERHREQGHQDLWNDYFSENPTYPPEMFRRRFQMTKPLFLSIVDRLSNEVPYFRQRPNAHGRYGLSALQKCTAAIRMLAYGQSGDTYDEYLRLGESTALLCLEKFNEAIIQLFGDEYLRKPTPADLQ, from the coding sequence GTCTTTCTCATCAGATGATGCAGCAGATAAATTAATTGAAGATACGTTAGACCAACATGTTGATAATTTTATCGACCAACAAGTTGATAATTTCATCGACCAACAAATTAACAAGCCGAAGAGACGAGCGTATATCGAAAGACATAGGGAGCAAGGCCACCAAGACCTTTGGAACGACTATTTCAGTGAAAATCCTACATACCCACCAGAAATGTTTAGGCGGCGTTTTCAAATGACCAAGCCATTGTTCCTTTCCATTGTCGATCGCCTGAGTAATGAAGTTCCATACTTTCGTCAAAGACCAAATGCTCACGGAAGGTACGGCCTTTCTGCACTTCAAAAGTGTACTGCGGCTATACGTATGCTAGCATATGGTCAATCGGGAGATACGTATGACgaatatctccgacttggtgagaGTACCGCACTTTTATGTTTGGAGAAGTTCAACGAAGCGATAATACAATTGTTTGGTGATGAGTATCTACGAAAACCTACACCAGCTGATCTTCAATGA